A region of the Natronosalvus rutilus genome:
CGCCGGTCATCGATTCTCTATACCGCTCGCAATCCCTGCCCAGTTCCCTGGCCAATAATCAGAATAGAAGTATCTGTGCGGCTCTGTTGAAGTCCTCAGTGGGTGATAGGTTCGAATTGCTGTGCTGCATACAGAGGATATATTCAGCACGATTGCTGTGTTTGTTTCACGTTGAGAAAGTTGGACCACCCGCTCACTTCGCTTGCGAATCAACCACCGGTATTCATACAGCTACCTTTGTAGGAGTCAAACATGAGTACATACTTGTTCTTGGTACCGTCCCTTATCGCAGTCGTAATTCTATTGTCATTGAGTGCATTCTTTTCCAGCAGTGAGTCAGCGATCTTTTCGCTCCCGGATGAATGGGTGGAGACTACTCCCGAGGACAGTACACGAGATAGTCGCACGCTCCAACAACTCCGTGCGAACCCGCATCGACTCCTCGTCACACTGCTAGTTGGGAACAACCTCGTTAACATCGCCATCACCAGCATCATCACACTTCTTGTTGCACGGTTCGTTCCCCCTGGGTTCGCCGTCGTAATAGCAACACTCAGCGTCAGCGTTCTAATCCTCGTCTTCGGAGAAATCGTGCCGAAATCCTACGGGCTCGGCCATGCAGAGTCCTGGAGTCTCCGCGTCGCCCGCCCGATTTCGTACGTCGAAAGCGCACTGGGTCCACTCGTTGCGTTGTTCGATACCGTCACTCGGTGGCTGACGACGCTTATTGGGGGCGACCCACATGTTGAGAAACCATATCTTGACGACTGAGCGGCCAAACTCTCCACAGGTTGTATCGCCGCTTCTCACTGAACGAGGAGTGACCGATTCGCGCCCTGTACTCAGCACGCAGTTCTTGCCAGGCCCGGAGGATTTCAACAGAGCCATATGTGCTATTTTCGGTCCGATACTGTTATATGAAGAGTTGCTCAATTACTCAATCATGGCTCAACAGCCGGAGCGGTTGGAGCGACTCCTCGAACGAGAGGTAGGCGAGTGTTGTGATGCGGATGTCCAAAACCGAATCGAGACGCTTAGCCAGCATGTGATGAATCTCCCTTCGAATTCCGACTCTGACCTAACCGCGTTGAAAACATTGGGGAACGAGACTCGATACACAATCGTTCACCTGCTTGCGGCTGCTGATCAAGAACTGTGTGTCTGTGAAATCACACCGGTAGTCGACGTCAGCGAGAGTGCGATCAGTCACGCTCTCTCCGACCTCTACGAGACGGGGCTCGTTACCCGCCGCAAGGATGGTACCTGGCGGTACTACGAAGCAACCGAACGGGCAAGAGCAGTGCTCGATGCACTCGACACGACACGAGGGCAGACCAATGAGTGACGAACAGATCCGTGTCGCGTTCATGTGCGTTCAGAACGCCGGGCGCAGTCAGATGGCCACTGCGTACGCCGAACGGGAACGTGACCGGCGAGGTCTCGGTGATGCAGTAGAGATTCTCACCGGCGGTACGCACCCCGCCGATCAGGTTCACGACGAAGTTGTCGACATAATGCAGGAGGACGGCTTCGATCTCTCGACTCGCGTCCCCCGAGAAATCACGACCACGGACCTCGAGTCGTGCGACTACATCGCGACTATGGGGTGTTCCACGCTCGACCTCGACACAGAGGCCACCGGAGTAGACGTTCGAGACTGGGCACTCACTGATCCGGCTGGAAAACCGCTCGACCGAGTCAGTGAAATCCGCGATGAAATCAACCAGCTTGTCCACTCTCTGTTCGACGACATCGAGAACGCGCTCGAAGGACAGCCCGAGCAATAACTACTCTCACGTACTCTCATGAGCGACACTGGCAGCACACACCATCTGAGATGGTCTCCGCGTGGGTTGTCAGCGCTCGGAGCAGCGAGATGGAGATTCCGATCACTATTGGAGGAGGGGTCTATCGGTGCCGTTCTCTGACCCGTAGGCACTCGAGATGGTGCTGGCGGTGTTCGTTGGCGGTGCGTTCGGTGCCGCTATCGGTGCGCTGCCATTGTTCTCCCTGGCCGGCTTGATGATCACTCATCGGCGAGCTCTACAAACTCGCTGGCCGAACCATGAGTGTCGAAACCCTACCAATCGACCTCACGGACTCATTCGGATTCGGCGTCGCACTGGATCCACACTCGCAATTGAAGGCGGGTGCCGCTACACTTCTGTACGGAGACGTGTTGAGTGTTGCTGAGCGTGCGATGCAGTCGGTGGCCAGGTGTGTCTCGTGGGTCCATTTCCGTGCCCTCGCCGACTCCTAGCGCAGAGAAATGAGGCGGGTGCGCTGATGTCCTTCGCCAAGCCCTGCCCACACTTAACCAACAGTTCGGGTATCTGCATTGTTTGTTGGTTAAGGTGGTATTCTACTGAGTATTTCAGCGGGGATTTGGTCCGTGACGGGGCGACTGACACACCTGACACTCCCACATCGGCTGGCCAGACCACGTCTCATCTTGGAAAGACTCGAACTCCTGAAACTGATGCTCAGTCTTTCGACCGCACGTGCGACATTCAAGCCGCGTCTTCGACGGAACTCTAGGTTGACAATTCTTGGAGTGCTCGTCGTCGGCGGCACGCTGGAGCGCAATTGCTGGTACCAACCAGACATCGTTCTCGGGGCTCTCGAGTAGGCATGTAAGTCGAGCTTCGCCACGAACGCCGTGTCCTTTCTCGTCGTACAGATACGTCGCGTGTGCTTCCCCACTTGACGACGGCGTCGTCTCGGTCCAGATAGTCCGCTTCCGAGCTACCGAAAGCAGCTGTTCACCACGTTCGGAGGTCGCCCGTACGGCGTCGGGAAGGGAGGGCCACTGGTCGGTCAACTGCGCGGCAGGCGCGTCGTCGAGATCGTAGATCAGCTGACAGTCGTCGACGGCGGGATCCCTGTCGGGCTTCGCGAGGAGGGTCGCTGCCGCAGCACCCTTCGCGAGGGCGTGATAATCGGTCGAGGCCTCGATGAGCAGATGGACGACGTGAAGGAGTGTCCACTCGAGGTCTGCGGGCTGCTTGTCGGTGGACTCTCCAAGATGATTCGTGAGGCAGAACTGGCACTTGGTCTGGCTGGCAGGGATCGACGCGCCACAGGAAGCACACTCGTTCATTGTAGCGGTTGAGTCGTCTGGATATCCCACGAGCATCTCCCCAGTTTGATCTCTGGATGGGTCGAGACAACCGTCTCTGGTGAGTTCACGGTCGGGAATCTGTGTCACCTCGCCAAGCGGTCGGAGTTCCTCAAGATCAGCGTAACGATCGGTCATAGAGACGTCTACCAGCACGTTCCTTCGTCTTTACTTTTAAACATCAGCCCCACACTCAGTACAGACTGAACGTTTCGAGTCAGACGCTTCAGAGGGCCAGTTCAGCAAGTGAGTCTTGATGTGACCGGATGGTTGACGGAGTGACGTTCGCAGCCTCCGCGACCTCCGTCTGCGTTAGCCACTGACCTTCGTCGCGCCCGGCTTTGTAGAGACAGGCCGCTGCAAATCCTGAGGGCCGGACGCCCGTTGTGGCACTTGCCGATTCAGCTTTTGCGGCCAACCGTCGAGCTCGCTGTCGAATGGAGTCAGAGACGTCGAGTTCCGACGCAAGTCGGGGAATGAATTCGCTCGGACGAACGGGCTGGGCCGGGAGTCCGAGTTCTCTGTTCACCGTCTTGTAGGCGCTCTTGACTCTCGACTGCTTGACCCGTGCCACGTCGGCGATGTCCTCGAGCGTTCGTGAGAGACCGTTACAGCGACAGACACCGTAAACGCTCGCTGCCGCTATCGCCTCGATCGATCGGCCTCGAAGCAGGTCTTCAGTTTGAGCGCTCCGGAACAGGTGACAGGCCTGGTCGCAAACCGACTCTGTGAATTCGAGAACGCTCGCGATTCTTCGGACTTCACCCAGGCCGTGTGCGAGGTTTCGCTCGGCTTTCGACTGGAATCGCCCACGAGATTGCTCACGGCGCATTCGGGCTAGCCGCTGACGCTTTCGCCCGGAGAGTTCGTTCCCGTTTGCATCGGTCCTCCGACCGATCTCCGTCGACAGCCCTCGATCATGACGTGTCGCAGTCAGTGGAGCCCCTGTCCGCTTTCGCTGGTTCTGATCGTGGGTTCTCCATTCTGGACCGTGATCGATCCGTTGCTCGTCGATGACGATCCCACAGTCCTCACAGATAGTTTCGATAGCGTTGGTCGTGACCCGACCGTCGCACTCGGGACACTGGTTCGATTCAGTCTCGGTCTGGACATCTTCGTCGAACGTCGACTCGTAAATCTCTCTAGTTGCCATGATGCTCACGAGGGGACGACGCGTTACTCGAGACGCCCCTCAGCCACTCCGGGCGAACAAACACCACACGAAACGGCGACGTCACGGACCTATGGGGTGGCGAAAGCCCGGCAGCGAAACGGCGCCTCGAGCGCCGTGAGCCGCCCGGACCGTGGAGGTGGTGGGAGGTGGCGGTGACCGCTACACACCAGCAAAAAAGAGGCGTCGACCCGGCTATTCCCACCACCGACTGCACTCATCAGGTCGTTCCCACCGACTACGGCCTCACTCAGTCGCCGGCCAATCGCCGCTCACGACCAGCTATCCTGCTTTCGGCCAGCCGCATCGACAGTAGCTCTCGTTTTCTAAAGCGAGTAACTAGTTCTATTCCTCAACGGGAACCTCGATCTCGAGTTCGACGAGTAACCCGTCCTGAGCGAGCTGCTGTGGCCCGAGGAGCGTGAGACATGGATACGGTGGATCGGCGAATACCTCGTTCCACACCTCGAAGAACCCGTCTCGGTTCGTTTGGAGCTCGACGACGTGCGCCGTCACTTTCGTCACATCAGCCAGTGATCGATCGATGTCTTCGAGGAGTATCTCGACGTTCTCGAACGCTTTGAGCGTCTGGCTTGTAATATCCTCTCCCGCGAGTTCGAATTCCTCGTTCCAACCGACTTGACCGGACATAAAGAGGGTGCCATCTACGACGATGCCATGATTGTAGCCGATACTCGAGGCATCGATGAGTCCGTCTGGAGCGATCTGTTTCCGTGCCATGACAAGCAGTCGGTGTGGGACTCGATGTAGATGCCGGTCAATGTGCTGTCGATCGTTTTGGAAACGTGGGGCACGTCAGCATCAGCGCTTGCAGGCGTGATGTACTACTGTTCTGGTGTCGCGGTCGATCACCAGGACCTCGTCGTTCTCGAGGCGCGAATCCGGATGGATGAGAGAAGGGTCCGAGGTGGTGGTTGGTTCCTCTGGCTTGTCTGGGAAGGTTGGACCCGTTTCACTCATTTCCTGTTGGGATAATGAATGAACCGCTTCCCTCAATATTTCGCCTTCGCGAGCGTCCTCGTGACTCTCTTTGGGCGATTCGAGACGGCCACGAATCGGTTCCTCTAGTTTGTGAACGTTGGATCGACCATTGATGTTGTGCCGAAGTACGGGAGAAGACCGCTGGCCATAGTGGGTCTCACAAAGCGACTGCATGGTCAGCGTTGAGGTGGCGGATAGGTAATGAAGATAACTCGGTAGCTTTGTTGAACGGGCTTCATTGAGGTCACAGAAGGTCTCCAACGTACTGGTCTTCCCAGTGTCGTCGATCTTCGATCTCACGACGTCCCCGGCGCGTCACGGAATAAATGTTCGTTCGACGATCGGCCTCACCTTTCTCGATCAGTCCTTTGTCGACGAGGGTATCAAGATTCGGGTAGAGACGACCGTGGTGGATCTCTTTCTCGTAGTAGTTCTCGAGTTCGTCTTTGATTGCGAGTCCATGCGGTTCGTCTAGTCCAGCGGCCACATACAAGAGGTCACGCTGGAACCCGGTCAGGTCGTACATTGTCGATACTTTGTAGAATAGATAATTAAAGACTTGGAATGCTGAATACCCTTGCCACGGACAGATTCAGCGAAAGCCCGGCAGCGTAACGGCCATTGGCCGTGAGCAGCCCGGACCGTGGAGGTGGTGGGAGGTGGCGGTGACCGCTACTCATCAGCAAAAAAGGGTGTTGCTCTGGCTACTCCCACCAGCGGCCGCGCTCAGGGAAATGAAGGGTTGACCACCCAGTGAGTGCTACTGAGACGCGCCCGTTGTACCAGTTCTTCGCCGCGCCGTGAATGCGAACGCGCTCGCTTTCTTCGATCCAGGGTTGATTCGATTTCTCCCAGACCGTCAGCTTCGTTTTCCCACTTTCGTCCTCGATGAGTCCGACCTGTTGAATGGCCGGGCTCGATGGCTCCCAAAGCACCTCGACACGACCCTCGATGCTCACCTCTTTGCGATTGATCTCTTCGAGCTTTCCGATGGGAACCACCTGTCCCGGCGCCGTTTCCAGCTCCTCGTACACCCCGACGACCGCACTCATCAGGTCTTTCCCACCAACGACGGCTTCGGCCAAACGCCGCCCGATTGCCGCTCGCGACCATCCATCCAGCTTCTCGGCCAGCCGCATCGACTGTCTGTTCACCGCCGCCAGCTGCTCCTGGGTGAACTCTGCACGAGGATCGCCCCGTTCCGGGTTCGCCCATGGGTCCACGCTTGCTGCCCGCTTCTGGAACGCAGCACGCCGCTCAGCACTGCGCTTCGTCGCGACCTCTCGCGTCCGTTGCTCCCGACCGTTCTGCATCCCGAGTTCGGCCTGGGCACTGATCCGCTCCAGTTCGGCCTCCCGCGCCCGAATGCGCTCTTCCTGCTCGAGGCTCACACCGTAGATCCGCTCGTCACTGGTGTCGACCATCCCGTCCGGGTGGTTGGCATCCACCTTCGCCTGCACCTCCATCTGCACCGTCGCCTGGAACTCGGGTGTCTCGTCGACGACCTCGAAGCCATCTTCATCGACCTCCGCTTCGTCCGTGTTTTCGAATGCCTGTTCATCGACCGAAACTACATTACTGGTAACGTTCTTACTTGACATTGGATCTCACTGATCCGAAGGCGCTCACGCGCCGCCACCGCGATGCTGCTACATCGCGGTTTTCCGACGACACCGACCGACAGAACCATCTGCGCGCTCTCGCTCGCGCCTTCGTGAGCGCCCCCTGGGCGCGAGCGAGAGCGCACCTGAGGCGGACAATCATCCAGCACCGCGCGACGACCCGCCCGGAGCGAGCGGCCAGCGCATTCCCCGTTCGCCGCGACGCAACAACGTCCGTCGCGGTCGGCGGAGCCGAGGTCCGGGGGACCCGAACGGGTGAAGCGCTGGCGTCGAGACCAGATTCATTTTAGCCCGGCAGCCCGCCCGCTACTGCAGGCAGGCAGCCCGGAATGGTCGGTCGCGAGCGACGCGGAGGGCGGAATGCGGCGAGCGGGGCGGGCCGGTGCGTACACTGGTCAAACGGCTTCATCGCTCGGCGAACCAACCACGCCCTGGTGGACTCAGAAAGGGCGAGGCCGTCTCGGTCGTCCCCCGACCCCGTAAGCACCGCAAGAATGAGGCGCGCAGCGTGGGTCGCGGGATGCCGAGCGGCGGAGGGCTTTCGAAGATGATGCTATCAGTCGCCTCTTACAGTCAAGATTTTCAGAAACTAGTCAGCGGGCGTCCCAAGACGAACACCGTTGACCAACACGCGATCAAGATTCTCAGTCACCACTCTGAAGCCGCGCGGAGCGTCGGCCCATTCGTGATCCGGTCAGTCGCTACTGAGTGTCGGCTGGCGGGTCGAGATACGTTTCCAGCTCGTCGATGACGGTCTGGACGAACGATTCATCGAGACGACCCTGTCGACGGATGAGTGCAGCGTGCTTCGGTGACGAAACCGACCAGGGCGAGGCGTAGCTCTGGCGTGGCATTCCACCCTCCACCCAGTCGGAATCCTCGATTGGGACCGTTTCGTCGTGAGGAGTGGTCGTCAGCGTGACCGTCATGTACTGTTCGTCGCCGAACGGGTGCGTGTCGTTGTTCAGGATCAGCCACGGACGCGGGTTCTCACCCGACTTGAACGGATCCGGTCCCCAGACGACGTCCCCGCGCTGATAGCTCATTCAGTCGCCTCGTCCTCGTCGTCGACCGCGTGCTCCAACCACTCGTCCATGTCCTCCTCGCCGAAGCGGTCATTGGCCGCCCGCGTACTCTCGAGCATGCTAATGTGCGCCGCGACGTCGTCATCTTCACCGAGTGCCCAATAGGTGCCCTTGTGCCGGACAAGTCCCCGATCCTCGAGTCGGGAGAGGACGACGCTGATGCTCCCCGCTTTGACGTCGGTCGCATCCCGAATCTCGCTCTGGGTGAACGCCTGATCGGGATGGGCGGCGAGAAACCGCATGACGCAATCGGCGTTCGTCTCTCCGGAGTGCTGGAGGCGGTCCTCGGGAGAGGATTCGAACGTCTCGATGTCGATTGGCATATGTATTGCTTTGTCCCTTTATGTATTAGATATATCGGCGTATTCCTGAGCCGGTTCGGGCTCGCTGATTTACCGGGAGTGATAGGCTGGTCGGGCTATTCATCGACGACATGTGTCTCGAGGTCCCGCGTCCAGTACGTCGCGGGGCCAGTGGGGCTACAGTGAGCACACAGTTGCAACGACCCCTCGAGATGCCCGAGTTCGACACGAAATCGCGTAAGTGCAG
Encoded here:
- a CDS encoding helix-turn-helix transcriptional regulator, which produces MYDLTGFQRDLLYVAAGLDEPHGLAIKDELENYYEKEIHHGRLYPNLDTLVDKGLIEKGEADRRTNIYSVTRRGRREIEDRRHWEDQYVGDLL
- a CDS encoding RidA family protein, giving the protein MARKQIAPDGLIDASSIGYNHGIVVDGTLFMSGQVGWNEEFELAGEDITSQTLKAFENVEILLEDIDRSLADVTKVTAHVVELQTNRDGFFEVWNEVFADPPYPCLTLLGPQQLAQDGLLVELEIEVPVEE
- a CDS encoding transcription initiation factor IIB; protein product: MATREIYESTFDEDVQTETESNQCPECDGRVTTNAIETICEDCGIVIDEQRIDHGPEWRTHDQNQRKRTGAPLTATRHDRGLSTEIGRRTDANGNELSGRKRQRLARMRREQSRGRFQSKAERNLAHGLGEVRRIASVLEFTESVCDQACHLFRSAQTEDLLRGRSIEAIAAASVYGVCRCNGLSRTLEDIADVARVKQSRVKSAYKTVNRELGLPAQPVRPSEFIPRLASELDVSDSIRQRARRLAAKAESASATTGVRPSGFAAACLYKAGRDEGQWLTQTEVAEAANVTPSTIRSHQDSLAELAL
- a CDS encoding MarR family transcriptional regulator codes for the protein MPIDIETFESSPEDRLQHSGETNADCVMRFLAAHPDQAFTQSEIRDATDVKAGSISVVLSRLEDRGLVRHKGTYWALGEDDDVAAHISMLESTRAANDRFGEEDMDEWLEHAVDDEDEATE
- a CDS encoding low molecular weight phosphatase family protein; this translates as MSDEQIRVAFMCVQNAGRSQMATAYAERERDRRGLGDAVEILTGGTHPADQVHDEVVDIMQEDGFDLSTRVPREITTTDLESCDYIATMGCSTLDLDTEATGVDVRDWALTDPAGKPLDRVSEIRDEINQLVHSLFDDIENALEGQPEQ
- a CDS encoding DUF21 domain-containing protein; the encoded protein is MSTYLFLVPSLIAVVILLSLSAFFSSSESAIFSLPDEWVETTPEDSTRDSRTLQQLRANPHRLLVTLLVGNNLVNIAITSIITLLVARFVPPGFAVVIATLSVSVLILVFGEIVPKSYGLGHAESWSLRVARPISYVESALGPLVALFDTVTRWLTTLIGGDPHVEKPYLDD
- a CDS encoding ArsR/SmtB family transcription factor — translated: MAQQPERLERLLEREVGECCDADVQNRIETLSQHVMNLPSNSDSDLTALKTLGNETRYTIVHLLAAADQELCVCEITPVVDVSESAISHALSDLYETGLVTRRKDGTWRYYEATERARAVLDALDTTRGQTNE
- a CDS encoding type II toxin-antitoxin system PemK/MazF family toxin, encoding MSYQRGDVVWGPDPFKSGENPRPWLILNNDTHPFGDEQYMTVTLTTTPHDETVPIEDSDWVEGGMPRQSYASPWSVSSPKHAALIRRQGRLDESFVQTVIDELETYLDPPADTQ
- a CDS encoding DNA-binding protein → MSSKNVTSNVVSVDEQAFENTDEAEVDEDGFEVVDETPEFQATVQMEVQAKVDANHPDGMVDTSDERIYGVSLEQEERIRAREAELERISAQAELGMQNGREQRTREVATKRSAERRAAFQKRAASVDPWANPERGDPRAEFTQEQLAAVNRQSMRLAEKLDGWSRAAIGRRLAEAVVGGKDLMSAVVGVYEELETAPGQVVPIGKLEEINRKEVSIEGRVEVLWEPSSPAIQQVGLIEDESGKTKLTVWEKSNQPWIEESERVRIHGAAKNWYNGRVSVALTGWSTLHFPERGRWWE